One stretch of Punica granatum isolate Tunisia-2019 chromosome 5, ASM765513v2, whole genome shotgun sequence DNA includes these proteins:
- the LOC116207931 gene encoding HMG-Y-related protein A-like, which translates to MAAAAAAAAEVNKPQSSLPPYPEMIMAALKALKEENGSNKSSISKYIESEYGDLPAGHSQLLSDNLNRMKESGDLVFWKNNYIKSDQAPPRRGRGRPPKPKGPLPPSATAPQLSPARPRGRPPKDPNASPKPTKPKVASSTGRPRGRPRKMAKPSGGLGRSAEVAAVAAAPSGRPRGRPPKVKAASAEVSVET; encoded by the exons atggctgctgctgctgctgctgctgctgaggTTAATAAGCCTCAGTCATCACTTCCTCCTTACCCCGAG ATGATAATGGCCGCCCTCAAAGCGTTGAAGGAGGAGAATGGGTCCAACAAATCATCAATTTCGAAATACATTGAATCCGAGTATGGGGACTTACCGGCCGGTCATTCGCAGCTGCTGTCAGACAACCTCAACCGGATGAAAGAAAGTGGGGACCTCGTCTTTTGGAAGAACAACTACATTAAATCGGACCAAGCGCCTCCACGTCGAGGTCGTGGCCGCCCCCCAAAGCCCAAGGGTCCCCTGCCGCCCAGTGCCACTGCTCCCCAGCTGTCCCCTGCAAGGCCGAGGGGCCGCCCACCAAAGGACCCAAATGCTTCTCCCAAGCCCACCAAACCCAAGGTTGCTTCGAGCACCGGCAGGCCAAGGGGCCGCCCAAGAAAGATGGCCAAGCCCAGCGGAGGCTTAGGCAGGTCCGCAGAGGTGGCAGCAGTAGCTGCTGCGCCTTCGGGCCGGCCGAGGGGTAGGCCTCCAAAGGTGAAGGCTGCATCCGCTGAAGTTAGTGTAGAgacatga
- the LOC116207930 gene encoding senescence-associated protein AAF, chlorolplastic isoform X1: protein MAFMAAKVPSSPIATHRAVMSSPSHKTADSAAKSPLSNHCSRLSSSRGLLLRKFDSLNERLSCLFARTWRPSGHRQSPAVHWSTRPQDTETKEWPTPYADCSDVPRQENLRGDARNEQLRMHESDAKSSQGLAEACRFIHNDAKFVNERARNDIVLLSRGIMRLDARARQDVAILGSEFLKLNARAREDTEKIDRNMKKKAERLHHIATILKNKAQSKLKTAADQHWSDGALEADLRLADFRAKQRAMEDALMALEFVKNIHDMMASKMYRFPLRTEEDSPSRSDLMGRIMLEKNGKALEFFPGEVSTDRITAIQEAYWSMASALSEADGIDYTDPEELELLITTLIDLDAMDGKSSVSLLAECSSSPDVNTRKALANALATAPSMWTLGNAGMGALQRLAEDSNPAIAAAASKAINELKNQWEIKEGDSWRFMVDQETRDDADSNGVEGNADI from the exons ATGGCATTTATGGCGGCCAAGGTTCCTAGCAGTCCGATAGCAACTCACAGGGCAGTGATGAGTAGTCCATCACACAAAACAGCAGATTCCGCTGCCAAATCACCCTTGTCCAACCACTGTTCGCGCTTGAGCAGTAGCAGAGGTCTCTTGCTGAGGAAATTCGACTCTTTAAATGAGCGCCTTTCTTGTCTGTTTGCAAGAACCTGGAGGCCGAGTGGTCATCGGCAGTCTCCGGCTGTGCACTGGTCCACCAGACCTCAGGATACGGAGACTAAAGAATGGCCCACACCTTATGCTGATTGCTCAGATGTTCCTCGGCAGGAAAATTTGAG GGGAGATGCCAGAAATGAGCAGCTGAGGATGCATGAGAGCGATGCCAAGTCAAGTCAGGGTCTAGCTGAAGCTTGCAGGTTCATTCATAATGATGCTAAGTTCGTCAACGAAAGGGCTCGCAACGACATTGTCTTGCTTTCTCG agGCATAATGAGATTGGATGCCCGTGCCCGTCAAGATGTTGCCATTCTTGGCTCAGAGTTTCTTAAGCTCAATG CTCGGGCAAGAGAGGATACTGAAAAGATTGACCGGAATATGAAGAAGAAAGCTGAGCGCCTTCATCATATTGCGACT ATCCTGAAGAACAAGGCCCAGTCCAAACTGAAAACTGCTGCGGATCAGCATTGGAGTGATGGAGCCTTGGAG GCTGATTTGCGCCTCGCTGATTTCCGTGCCAAACAACGAGCTATGGAAGATGCTTTAATGGCCTTGGAG TTTGTTAAGAACATCCATGATATGATGGCGAGCAAAATGTACAGATT CCCTTTGCGTACGGAAGAGGATTCTCCTTCACGCAGTGACTTGATGGGACGTATAATGCTGGAAAAGAATGGGAAAGCTCTCGAGTTCTTTCCAGGGGAAGTATCAACTGACCGAATAACTGCTATCCAG GAAGCTTACTGGAGCATGGCATCTGCACTCTCGGAGGCTGATGGAATTGATTATACTGATCCTGAGGAG CTTGAATTGCTTATAACAACTCTCATCGATCTCGATGCAATGGATGGTAAGAGCAGTGTATCCCTGTTGGCAGAATGCTCAAGTTCCCCTGATGTTAATACTAG AAAAGCATTGGCCAACGCACTCGCCACAGCTCCATCAATGTGGACTCTCGGGAATGCGGGAATGGGAGCTCTTCAG AGATTGGCAGAGGACAGCAACCCAGCGATTGCTGCTGCCGCGTCAAAGGCTATCAACGAGTTAAAGAATCAGTGGGAAATCAAGGAAGGTGATAGCTGGAGATTCATGGTGGATCAAGAGACGAGGGACGATGCGGACAGCAATGGAGTGGAAGGAAATGCAGATATATAG
- the LOC116207929 gene encoding uncharacterized protein LOC116207929 isoform X3, with the protein MDENSDVIAQILKEQEEEERQIKQSSNRNDNKENSGWQTVSYPKRHKKQLKSQQQEISSSASSPNGAAFNGPHIFQSIELQYEDRIRRAREAQAAAASAAAVTDLAGRSRSKRHSDDDDDEDDNDSDATAAVENGGGQVKKVKPKKPKKPKVTVAEAAAKIDAADLSAFLADITVSYESQQDIQLMRFADYFGRAFASVGAAQFPWLKIFKESPVAKLVDIPICHISQDVYKASVDWLNQRSLEALGSFVLWSMDTIVADLTSHLGTASKVSKKVVQPVSSKSQVGIFVALAMVLRRKPDALVSVISQLKENPRYQGQDKLPITVWVISQASQGDLSVGLYMWARLLLPLVNGKSCNPQSRDLILQLVERILSSPKARPILLNGAVRKGERLVPPSAFEILMRVTFPAPSARLKATERFEAVYPTLREVALAGTSGSKALKQVAVQMSNFAIKAAGEGISDLCNEASSVFIWCLTQNSECYKLWDKLYMDNLEASVVILKQLSEEWKVHSVKHYTLDPVRETLKAFRQKYARKEREKGKGPNHLY; encoded by the exons ATGGACGAGAACTCCGATGTCATAGCTCAGATTCTCAAAGAgcaggaggaagaggagaggcaAATCAAACAGTCCTCCAACCGCAACGACAACAAGGAGAATTCCGGATGGCAGACTGTCTCCTATCCCAAGCGCCACAAGAAGCAATTGAAATCTCAGCAGCAGGAGATCTCCAGCTCCGCTTCCAGCCCCAACGGCGCCGCCTTCAATGGTCCTCACATTTTCCAGTCGATCGAGCTGCAGTACGAGGACCGGATCCGGAGAGCTCGTGAGGCTCAGGCGGCTGCTGCTTCCGCTGCTGCGGTTACTGATCTTGCCGGCAGATCGAGATCGAAGCGCCAttctgatgatgatgacgatgagGACGACAACGACTCTGACGCTACTGCCGCTGTTGAGAATGGCGGCGGGCAGGTGAAGAAGGTAAAGCCCAAGAAGCCTAAGAAGCCCAAGGTGACTGTCGCTGAGGCAGCTGCCAAGATCGACGCCGCTGATCTGAGTGCGTTCCTCGCTGATATCACG GTGTCGTACGAATCGCAGCAGGACATACAGCTCATGCGATTTGCTGATTACTTCGGCCGCGCATTTGCATCGGTTGGTGCTGCGCAATTCCCTTGGTTGAAGATATTCAAGGAGTCTCCCGTGGCAAAATTGGTCGAC ATTCCGATCTGTCATATATCGCAGGATGTCTATAAGGCATCTGTTGATTGGCTAAACCAGAGATCCCTGGAGGCACTTGGGTCCTTTGTTCTATGGTCAATGGACACCATTGTTGCCGACTTAACTAGCCATCTTGGAACTGCTTCAAAGGTATCCAAGAAGGTGGTCCAGCCGGTATCATCAAAGTCTCAG GTTGGCATATTTGTGGCCTTGGCTATGGTGCTGCGAAGAAAACCGGATGCATTGGTTAGTGTAATTTCGCAACTAAAGGAAAATCCAAGATATCAGGGACAAGATAAGCTTCCAATCACTGTATGGGTGATTTCTCAG GCCTCTCAAGGAGATCTGTCTGTGGGTTTATACATGTGGGCTCGTCTCCTCCTGCCATTGGTAAATGGCAAGAGCTGCAATCCACAGTCCAGAGACTTAATTTTGCAGTTGGTGGAGAG AATTTTGTCTTCCCCAAAAGCTCGTCCTATACTATTGAATGGAGCTGTGAGAAAGGGAGAGCGCCTGGTGCCACCATCGGCTTTTGAGATTTTGATGAGAGTCACTTTCCCAGCACCTTCAGCCCGACTTAAG GCTACTGAGAGATTTGAAGCAGTTTATCCGACTTTGAGAGAAGTTGCACTCGCTGGCACTTCTGGGAGCAAAGCACTGAAACAAGTCGCTGTGCAGATGTCAAATTTTGCAATCAAAGCTGCTGGAGAAG GTATCTCTGATTTATGCAATGAAGCAAGTAGTGTCTTCATATGGTGCTTGACTCAAAACAGTGAATGCTACAAGCTCTGG GACAAACTTTACATGGATAATCTCGAGGCCAGTGTCGTCATTCTGAAACAACTGTCTGAGGAATGGAAAGTTCACTCGGTTAAGCATTATACTCTTGACCCTGTGAGGGAAACCCTGAAGGCTTTCAGACAGAAG TATGCCcgaaaagaaagggaaaagggaaaagggcCGAATCACTTATACTGA
- the LOC116207930 gene encoding senescence-associated protein SPA15, chloroplastic isoform X2, translating into MAFMAAKVPSSPIATHRAVMSSPSHKTADSAAKSPLSNHCSRLSSSRGLLLRKFDSLNERLSCLFARTWRPSGHRQSPAVHWSTRPQDTETKEWPTPYADCSDVPRQENLRGDARNEQLRMHESDAKSSQGLAEACRFIHNDAKFVNERARNDIVLLSRGIMRLDARARQDVAILGSEFLKLNARAREDTEKIDRNMKKKAERLHHIATILKNKAQSKLKTAADQHWSDGALEADLRLADFRAKQRAMEDALMALEFVKNIHDMMASKMYRFPLRTEEDSPSRSDLMGRIMLEKNGKALEFFPGEVSTDRITAIQEAYWSMASALSEADGIDYTDPEELELLITTLIDLDAMDGKSSVSLLAECSSSPDVNTRKALANALATAPSMWTLGNAGMGALQEGEKKCIRLWLSSTEIGRGQQPSDCCCRVKGYQRVKESVGNQGR; encoded by the exons ATGGCATTTATGGCGGCCAAGGTTCCTAGCAGTCCGATAGCAACTCACAGGGCAGTGATGAGTAGTCCATCACACAAAACAGCAGATTCCGCTGCCAAATCACCCTTGTCCAACCACTGTTCGCGCTTGAGCAGTAGCAGAGGTCTCTTGCTGAGGAAATTCGACTCTTTAAATGAGCGCCTTTCTTGTCTGTTTGCAAGAACCTGGAGGCCGAGTGGTCATCGGCAGTCTCCGGCTGTGCACTGGTCCACCAGACCTCAGGATACGGAGACTAAAGAATGGCCCACACCTTATGCTGATTGCTCAGATGTTCCTCGGCAGGAAAATTTGAG GGGAGATGCCAGAAATGAGCAGCTGAGGATGCATGAGAGCGATGCCAAGTCAAGTCAGGGTCTAGCTGAAGCTTGCAGGTTCATTCATAATGATGCTAAGTTCGTCAACGAAAGGGCTCGCAACGACATTGTCTTGCTTTCTCG agGCATAATGAGATTGGATGCCCGTGCCCGTCAAGATGTTGCCATTCTTGGCTCAGAGTTTCTTAAGCTCAATG CTCGGGCAAGAGAGGATACTGAAAAGATTGACCGGAATATGAAGAAGAAAGCTGAGCGCCTTCATCATATTGCGACT ATCCTGAAGAACAAGGCCCAGTCCAAACTGAAAACTGCTGCGGATCAGCATTGGAGTGATGGAGCCTTGGAG GCTGATTTGCGCCTCGCTGATTTCCGTGCCAAACAACGAGCTATGGAAGATGCTTTAATGGCCTTGGAG TTTGTTAAGAACATCCATGATATGATGGCGAGCAAAATGTACAGATT CCCTTTGCGTACGGAAGAGGATTCTCCTTCACGCAGTGACTTGATGGGACGTATAATGCTGGAAAAGAATGGGAAAGCTCTCGAGTTCTTTCCAGGGGAAGTATCAACTGACCGAATAACTGCTATCCAG GAAGCTTACTGGAGCATGGCATCTGCACTCTCGGAGGCTGATGGAATTGATTATACTGATCCTGAGGAG CTTGAATTGCTTATAACAACTCTCATCGATCTCGATGCAATGGATGGTAAGAGCAGTGTATCCCTGTTGGCAGAATGCTCAAGTTCCCCTGATGTTAATACTAG AAAAGCATTGGCCAACGCACTCGCCACAGCTCCATCAATGTGGACTCTCGGGAATGCGGGAATGGGAGCTCTTCAG gaaggggaaaaaaaatgcattcgTCTTTGGCTTTCTTCTACAGAGATTGGCAGAGGACAGCAACCCAGCGATTGCTGCTGCCGCGTCAAAGGCTATCAACGAGTTAAAGAATCAGTGGGAAATCAAGGAAGGTGA
- the LOC116207929 gene encoding uncharacterized protein LOC116207929 isoform X2, producing MDENSDVIAQILKEQEEEERQIKQSSNRNDNKENSGWQTVSYPKRHKKQLKSQQQEISSSASSPNGAAFNGPHIFQSIELQYEDRIRRAREAQAAAASAAAVTDLAGRSRSKRHSDDDDDEDDNDSDATAAVENGGGQVKKVKPKKPKKPKVTVAEAAAKIDAADLSAFLADITVSYESQQDIQLMRFADYFGRAFASVGAAQFPWLKIFKESPVAKLVDDVYKASVDWLNQRSLEALGSFVLWSMDTIVADLTSHLGTASKVSKKVVQPVSSKSQVGIFVALAMVLRRKPDALVSVISQLKENPRYQGQDKLPITVWVISQASQGDLSVGLYMWARLLLPLVNGKSCNPQSRDLILQLVERILSSPKARPILLNGAVRKGERLVPPSAFEILMRVTFPAPSARLKATERFEAVYPTLREVALAGTSGSKALKQVAVQMSNFAIKAAGEGISDLCNEASSVFIWCLTQNSECYKLWDKLYMDNLEASVVILKQLSEEWKVHSVKHYTLDPVRETLKAFRQKNETALPKEEDTARRALLKDADKYCKVILGKISKGHGCMKFAVLASILAIGAAIASQNMEDWDLKKLSELFNIPQNF from the exons ATGGACGAGAACTCCGATGTCATAGCTCAGATTCTCAAAGAgcaggaggaagaggagaggcaAATCAAACAGTCCTCCAACCGCAACGACAACAAGGAGAATTCCGGATGGCAGACTGTCTCCTATCCCAAGCGCCACAAGAAGCAATTGAAATCTCAGCAGCAGGAGATCTCCAGCTCCGCTTCCAGCCCCAACGGCGCCGCCTTCAATGGTCCTCACATTTTCCAGTCGATCGAGCTGCAGTACGAGGACCGGATCCGGAGAGCTCGTGAGGCTCAGGCGGCTGCTGCTTCCGCTGCTGCGGTTACTGATCTTGCCGGCAGATCGAGATCGAAGCGCCAttctgatgatgatgacgatgagGACGACAACGACTCTGACGCTACTGCCGCTGTTGAGAATGGCGGCGGGCAGGTGAAGAAGGTAAAGCCCAAGAAGCCTAAGAAGCCCAAGGTGACTGTCGCTGAGGCAGCTGCCAAGATCGACGCCGCTGATCTGAGTGCGTTCCTCGCTGATATCACG GTGTCGTACGAATCGCAGCAGGACATACAGCTCATGCGATTTGCTGATTACTTCGGCCGCGCATTTGCATCGGTTGGTGCTGCGCAATTCCCTTGGTTGAAGATATTCAAGGAGTCTCCCGTGGCAAAATTGGTCGAC GATGTCTATAAGGCATCTGTTGATTGGCTAAACCAGAGATCCCTGGAGGCACTTGGGTCCTTTGTTCTATGGTCAATGGACACCATTGTTGCCGACTTAACTAGCCATCTTGGAACTGCTTCAAAGGTATCCAAGAAGGTGGTCCAGCCGGTATCATCAAAGTCTCAG GTTGGCATATTTGTGGCCTTGGCTATGGTGCTGCGAAGAAAACCGGATGCATTGGTTAGTGTAATTTCGCAACTAAAGGAAAATCCAAGATATCAGGGACAAGATAAGCTTCCAATCACTGTATGGGTGATTTCTCAG GCCTCTCAAGGAGATCTGTCTGTGGGTTTATACATGTGGGCTCGTCTCCTCCTGCCATTGGTAAATGGCAAGAGCTGCAATCCACAGTCCAGAGACTTAATTTTGCAGTTGGTGGAGAG AATTTTGTCTTCCCCAAAAGCTCGTCCTATACTATTGAATGGAGCTGTGAGAAAGGGAGAGCGCCTGGTGCCACCATCGGCTTTTGAGATTTTGATGAGAGTCACTTTCCCAGCACCTTCAGCCCGACTTAAG GCTACTGAGAGATTTGAAGCAGTTTATCCGACTTTGAGAGAAGTTGCACTCGCTGGCACTTCTGGGAGCAAAGCACTGAAACAAGTCGCTGTGCAGATGTCAAATTTTGCAATCAAAGCTGCTGGAGAAG GTATCTCTGATTTATGCAATGAAGCAAGTAGTGTCTTCATATGGTGCTTGACTCAAAACAGTGAATGCTACAAGCTCTGG GACAAACTTTACATGGATAATCTCGAGGCCAGTGTCGTCATTCTGAAACAACTGTCTGAGGAATGGAAAGTTCACTCGGTTAAGCATTATACTCTTGACCCTGTGAGGGAAACCCTGAAGGCTTTCAGACAGAAG AATGAGACAGCCTTGCCAAAGGAAGAGGATACTGCTCGCAGAGCCTTGCTGAAGGACGCTGACAAATACTGCAAAGTTATCCTGGGTAAAATTTCAAAGGGCCATGGGTGTATGAAGTTTGCAGTTTTAGCATCCATTCTTGCCATCGGGGCTGCCATAGCCTCCCAAAACATGGAAGATTGGGACTTGAAGAAACTCTCCGAACTATTCAACATCCCTCAGAACTTCTGA
- the LOC116207929 gene encoding uncharacterized protein LOC116207929 isoform X1 has protein sequence MDENSDVIAQILKEQEEEERQIKQSSNRNDNKENSGWQTVSYPKRHKKQLKSQQQEISSSASSPNGAAFNGPHIFQSIELQYEDRIRRAREAQAAAASAAAVTDLAGRSRSKRHSDDDDDEDDNDSDATAAVENGGGQVKKVKPKKPKKPKVTVAEAAAKIDAADLSAFLADITVSYESQQDIQLMRFADYFGRAFASVGAAQFPWLKIFKESPVAKLVDIPICHISQDVYKASVDWLNQRSLEALGSFVLWSMDTIVADLTSHLGTASKVSKKVVQPVSSKSQVGIFVALAMVLRRKPDALVSVISQLKENPRYQGQDKLPITVWVISQASQGDLSVGLYMWARLLLPLVNGKSCNPQSRDLILQLVERILSSPKARPILLNGAVRKGERLVPPSAFEILMRVTFPAPSARLKATERFEAVYPTLREVALAGTSGSKALKQVAVQMSNFAIKAAGEGISDLCNEASSVFIWCLTQNSECYKLWDKLYMDNLEASVVILKQLSEEWKVHSVKHYTLDPVRETLKAFRQKNETALPKEEDTARRALLKDADKYCKVILGKISKGHGCMKFAVLASILAIGAAIASQNMEDWDLKKLSELFNIPQNF, from the exons ATGGACGAGAACTCCGATGTCATAGCTCAGATTCTCAAAGAgcaggaggaagaggagaggcaAATCAAACAGTCCTCCAACCGCAACGACAACAAGGAGAATTCCGGATGGCAGACTGTCTCCTATCCCAAGCGCCACAAGAAGCAATTGAAATCTCAGCAGCAGGAGATCTCCAGCTCCGCTTCCAGCCCCAACGGCGCCGCCTTCAATGGTCCTCACATTTTCCAGTCGATCGAGCTGCAGTACGAGGACCGGATCCGGAGAGCTCGTGAGGCTCAGGCGGCTGCTGCTTCCGCTGCTGCGGTTACTGATCTTGCCGGCAGATCGAGATCGAAGCGCCAttctgatgatgatgacgatgagGACGACAACGACTCTGACGCTACTGCCGCTGTTGAGAATGGCGGCGGGCAGGTGAAGAAGGTAAAGCCCAAGAAGCCTAAGAAGCCCAAGGTGACTGTCGCTGAGGCAGCTGCCAAGATCGACGCCGCTGATCTGAGTGCGTTCCTCGCTGATATCACG GTGTCGTACGAATCGCAGCAGGACATACAGCTCATGCGATTTGCTGATTACTTCGGCCGCGCATTTGCATCGGTTGGTGCTGCGCAATTCCCTTGGTTGAAGATATTCAAGGAGTCTCCCGTGGCAAAATTGGTCGAC ATTCCGATCTGTCATATATCGCAGGATGTCTATAAGGCATCTGTTGATTGGCTAAACCAGAGATCCCTGGAGGCACTTGGGTCCTTTGTTCTATGGTCAATGGACACCATTGTTGCCGACTTAACTAGCCATCTTGGAACTGCTTCAAAGGTATCCAAGAAGGTGGTCCAGCCGGTATCATCAAAGTCTCAG GTTGGCATATTTGTGGCCTTGGCTATGGTGCTGCGAAGAAAACCGGATGCATTGGTTAGTGTAATTTCGCAACTAAAGGAAAATCCAAGATATCAGGGACAAGATAAGCTTCCAATCACTGTATGGGTGATTTCTCAG GCCTCTCAAGGAGATCTGTCTGTGGGTTTATACATGTGGGCTCGTCTCCTCCTGCCATTGGTAAATGGCAAGAGCTGCAATCCACAGTCCAGAGACTTAATTTTGCAGTTGGTGGAGAG AATTTTGTCTTCCCCAAAAGCTCGTCCTATACTATTGAATGGAGCTGTGAGAAAGGGAGAGCGCCTGGTGCCACCATCGGCTTTTGAGATTTTGATGAGAGTCACTTTCCCAGCACCTTCAGCCCGACTTAAG GCTACTGAGAGATTTGAAGCAGTTTATCCGACTTTGAGAGAAGTTGCACTCGCTGGCACTTCTGGGAGCAAAGCACTGAAACAAGTCGCTGTGCAGATGTCAAATTTTGCAATCAAAGCTGCTGGAGAAG GTATCTCTGATTTATGCAATGAAGCAAGTAGTGTCTTCATATGGTGCTTGACTCAAAACAGTGAATGCTACAAGCTCTGG GACAAACTTTACATGGATAATCTCGAGGCCAGTGTCGTCATTCTGAAACAACTGTCTGAGGAATGGAAAGTTCACTCGGTTAAGCATTATACTCTTGACCCTGTGAGGGAAACCCTGAAGGCTTTCAGACAGAAG AATGAGACAGCCTTGCCAAAGGAAGAGGATACTGCTCGCAGAGCCTTGCTGAAGGACGCTGACAAATACTGCAAAGTTATCCTGGGTAAAATTTCAAAGGGCCATGGGTGTATGAAGTTTGCAGTTTTAGCATCCATTCTTGCCATCGGGGCTGCCATAGCCTCCCAAAACATGGAAGATTGGGACTTGAAGAAACTCTCCGAACTATTCAACATCCCTCAGAACTTCTGA